CTAGACCACTTGAGTCAGCTATAAGCTTATATTTTGTAAAATTGCTCAAAATTGTATTCAACATCATCATGGGAAGTGAAATGTTTACAACAATAGTTGTTATCAAATTAATTGCCTTTTCATCAAGTAAATTTTTATATGCTAAAAAATATCCAATCACAATCATTATCATTATACTTAGTACACTTTGATCTGCTGCAAAATTCATATAAAATCACCCCAAACTTTAATTAATGTCCTTTAATCTTTACAAATTTTTAGCTGTATTGCTAGTACTGGGAATCCTTTGACTGAAGCTATTCTATGCATCATTATATATTTCTTCCCGTTTATCAAAAATTTTGGAAATTCCTTTCCCGTTTCTAGGATTTCACATTCTTTTCCTTGCTCTATTAATTTCTCAAATACCTCAAAAGCCATTTCATCTGAGTTTTTATACATCTCATCTAATTGAAGATTTATTCCTTTGAAATTATTGTTATTAATATATATTATATCAACTTATTATTCCATAGAAATTATAAAATTTGTTATTATATAAATCCCATTTAAAATTGAGTCCTCGGAGGCATCAAAGTCTGGAGAATGAAGTGGGTGAATTCCTTTAGATCCATCTCCTATACCGAGTCTAAAATGTACTGATGGAACCTTTTCAGCAAAAAATGCAAAATCCTCTGCAGCAAAGGTTTTTTCTAAATGCAAAACCTTATCTACACCTATGAGTTTTTTCGTAATCTCAATAAATTTATTAGTGAGTAATTCATTACTTATTAATGGGGGGTATTGAAAATCATATTCCATTTCCACCTTGCAGCCATATTTCTCTGCAGATAACTTCGAATTTATTAATATATCATCATGCAATTTATTTCTAAGCTGATTACTAAAAGTCCTAACAGTACCTAAAACCTCACATTTTTCTGCTATTACATTATTAGCATTACCACATTTTATCGAAGCAAAAGTAATTATATGTGAATCCAAAGGATTATTTTCTATTCTAGATTGTATATTCATGCTTTGAATAAATTCAATGGCAGGATATATTGGATTTTTACATAAATGGGGCATAGCGGCATGCCCCCCCTTACCTATGAAGCGCATATGAAAATTGTCTACTGAGGCCATTGAGGCACCACTTGCTACTTCTATTGTTCCAACTTTTACATTAGGCCATACATGAAATCCAATCATATAATTAACCTTAGGGTCTTCAAGCACCCCTTCTTTTATCATTGGGTCAGCTCCACCTTCATTTTCTTCACCTGGTTGGAAAATAAACTTTACAACTTTATTAAACCCTAATTTTTTAAGTATTAGCACAGTACCTAAAACAATAGCCATATGATAATCATGGCCACAAGCATGAGAAACACCATTTACAGGTAAGGCATCCATATCTGCTCTAACTGCAATGCAAGTATCTCCAGAATTTAAAGTAGCAACCACTCCAGTCCTTACTAATACTTTCGTTTCAATATTTATATCTTTTAGAAAATCAATTATAATACCTTGAGTCTTATTCTCCTCAAAGGATAATTCAGCGTTAACATTTAGTTTTTTTCTTAAGTCTTTTATAGTACTAATATTTTTTGCTATTAACTCTTTAATGTCCAAATTATCACCGCCTACAATTATACGAAATCTTATTATAAGTTTATACCATAGATGTTAGAAGTATGCAAGAAAAAATAGTGTTTGGCTATCCATAGAATATCTAAAAGTATTTTTCCCTAATAGTTATATATTGTTTACATTATTGACACCTAATCGCAATAATTATTTAGTATTATATTAATTGAAGATGTTATTGTTAAGACCATATGTCAAATAAATCTTGGATCGAAATTTATAGTATAGCCTTTAAAGGCAGAAATGGAGACAATTTATTATGAAACCTGAATATGAAAGTGTGCCTGAAATGTCGAGATTTTCTTCTATCTTAATTGCTATATGTGTTGGCGCTTCAGTATTATCACTAGTTGGAATTAAAATACTTTTAACAGCTATGTAGCCCAGCTTTATACAGTAATATCATCATTTACTATTGCAGTAGAAACTGTATTTGGTATATGGTGTTTTTTTATTTTTACATAATCTTACCTTGAGTACCAGAAAATTTTACCTTTGCTAAAACGTAGCGTTTAAGTTATAATTTCATTAATAATGGAGGTGTTTTTATGAACGTTAATTTTTCTAATATTAATCTGAATACCATTATTATGTTTGCATTAGCTATATTACTTGCTTATCTTGGTATTGC
This DNA window, taken from Clostridium estertheticum, encodes the following:
- a CDS encoding M20 family metallopeptidase, which translates into the protein MDIKELIAKNISTIKDLRKKLNVNAELSFEENKTQGIIIDFLKDINIETKVLVRTGVVATLNSGDTCIAVRADMDALPVNGVSHACGHDYHMAIVLGTVLILKKLGFNKVVKFIFQPGEENEGGADPMIKEGVLEDPKVNYMIGFHVWPNVKVGTIEVASGASMASVDNFHMRFIGKGGHAAMPHLCKNPIYPAIEFIQSMNIQSRIENNPLDSHIITFASIKCGNANNVIAEKCEVLGTVRTFSNQLRNKLHDDILINSKLSAEKYGCKVEMEYDFQYPPLISNELLTNKFIEITKKLIGVDKVLHLEKTFAAEDFAFFAEKVPSVHFRLGIGDGSKGIHPLHSPDFDASEDSILNGIYIITNFIISME